One genomic region from Negativicoccus succinicivorans encodes:
- a CDS encoding RNA methyltransferase yields the protein MAHFSIGLVHYPIYNKHGDIITTALTNYDIHDLARSATTYGVENYYIIHPNFAQRKLAEEIMEHWQTGFGSTYNPDRKDAFAHVKLRENLAQVREEIHRETGHPPQIITTDARTYPNTVTYRQVREWLQTTDNSYLLLFGTGYGMTKEAMQSFDYILEPIYGAGAYNHLSVRSAAAIMLDRLCGTEWWQA from the coding sequence ATGGCGCATTTTTCTATCGGACTTGTCCATTATCCTATTTATAATAAACACGGCGACATCATCACAACGGCGCTGACCAACTATGATATTCACGACTTGGCGCGGTCAGCGACGACTTACGGCGTGGAAAATTATTATATTATCCATCCGAACTTTGCCCAGCGCAAGCTGGCCGAGGAAATCATGGAGCATTGGCAGACCGGGTTCGGCAGTACCTATAATCCGGATCGCAAAGACGCCTTCGCCCATGTTAAGCTTCGTGAAAATCTCGCGCAAGTACGGGAAGAAATTCATCGCGAAACGGGGCATCCGCCGCAAATCATTACCACGGATGCGCGTACTTACCCCAATACCGTCACATACCGGCAGGTACGGGAATGGTTGCAAACCACCGACAACTCATACTTGCTGCTTTTCGGTACGGGGTACGGCATGACGAAAGAAGCCATGCAATCGTTCGATTATATTTTAGAGCCGATTTACGGCGCCGGCGCTTACAATCATTTGAGCGTACGGTCCGCGGCCGCCATCATGTTGGACCGCCTTTGCGGAACCGAA
- the trmD gene encoding tRNA (guanosine(37)-N1)-methyltransferase TrmD, which yields MKIDIVTLFPEFADAFFSHSIISRARQAGYLTLGTVNPRDFTDNKFRHVDDTPYGGGNGMLLQAEPIFKAVESVLPQKTPDARVILLSPTGSPFTQKKASELTRYEHLVLVCGHYEGIDARVEDHLVDESISIGDYVLTGGELPAFIVADAVARLLPGVLGTHASAFDESFIEGTLEYPQYTKPAEFRGYKVPEILLSGHHANIARWRRKQSLLRTRERRPDLWRKLVLSDTDRKLLAEEDT from the coding sequence ATGAAAATTGATATTGTCACGCTCTTTCCGGAATTTGCCGATGCTTTTTTTTCTCATAGCATTATTTCGCGAGCCCGCCAAGCGGGCTATTTGACGTTAGGTACAGTCAATCCGCGCGATTTTACGGATAATAAATTCCGGCACGTCGATGATACGCCATACGGCGGCGGCAACGGCATGCTGCTGCAAGCCGAGCCGATCTTTAAAGCGGTCGAGAGCGTTTTGCCGCAAAAAACGCCTGACGCCCGCGTGATTTTACTCAGTCCGACCGGCTCGCCTTTTACGCAAAAAAAGGCGAGCGAGCTGACGAGATACGAGCACTTGGTACTCGTCTGCGGTCATTATGAGGGCATTGACGCGCGCGTGGAAGATCATCTGGTCGACGAAAGCATTTCCATCGGCGACTACGTGCTCACGGGCGGAGAATTGCCCGCGTTCATTGTGGCGGACGCCGTGGCGCGTTTGCTGCCGGGAGTTCTCGGCACGCACGCCAGCGCGTTTGATGAATCGTTCATCGAGGGCACATTGGAATATCCGCAGTATACGAAGCCGGCGGAATTTCGCGGGTATAAAGTACCGGAAATATTGCTGTCGGGTCATCACGCCAATATCGCGCGGTGGCGTCGCAAGCAATCATTGTTGCGCACGCGTGAGCGCCGTCCCGATTTATGGCGAAAACTGGTATTAAGCGATACCGACCGAAAATTACTGGCAGAGGAAGATACTTGA
- the rimM gene encoding ribosome maturation factor RimM (Essential for efficient processing of 16S rRNA), translating to MSTDMLVVGRIVAAHGVRGEVRLKPDTDRPEMLTALPHLYLGGNRYQIQSARFHKQMLIVQFKGITDRNAADALIGLWAELPREELPPRAQGQFYIVDLVGMEVVTESGTVLGTLQDVLQPGANDVFVVRGECEEILVPALKRVVSDIDLDAKRLTVTDEFWANYHEN from the coding sequence ATGTCTACGGATATGCTGGTGGTCGGCCGGATCGTCGCCGCGCATGGAGTGCGCGGTGAGGTACGGCTGAAACCGGACACGGACCGACCGGAGATGTTGACGGCGTTGCCGCATCTTTACTTGGGCGGCAACCGTTACCAAATCCAAAGTGCGCGTTTTCATAAACAAATGCTGATTGTGCAGTTCAAAGGCATCACTGACCGCAACGCGGCGGATGCGTTAATCGGCCTTTGGGCGGAACTTCCTCGCGAAGAACTGCCGCCGCGCGCGCAAGGACAATTTTATATTGTCGATTTGGTCGGCATGGAAGTCGTCACCGAAAGCGGCACCGTGCTCGGTACCTTGCAGGATGTTTTACAGCCGGGAGCCAACGATGTGTTTGTCGTGCGCGGTGAATGCGAAGAAATTCTCGTTCCGGCGCTGAAACGTGTTGTGAGTGACATCGATCTCGATGCCAAACGACTCACGGTGACCGACGAGTTCTGGGCGAACTATCATGAAAATTGA
- a CDS encoding YlqD family protein yields the protein MEEMILRCPVLIKSKVTQALKDNMLREVQTNLGQVEQELQQIEFQAKRLLTEQARIDAQGLINLRAQIEQNKDKLMQMKAKLTEEQKRISELEMGAEIPRGQMEQTVTVKVGDDLNKYMGAEILLEDGKIIAFRN from the coding sequence ATGGAAGAAATGATTCTTCGCTGCCCCGTTTTGATCAAGTCCAAGGTTACGCAGGCATTGAAAGACAACATGCTGCGCGAAGTGCAAACCAACCTGGGCCAGGTCGAACAAGAATTGCAGCAGATCGAATTTCAGGCCAAACGCCTGTTAACCGAACAGGCTCGCATTGATGCACAGGGTCTGATCAATTTGCGCGCGCAGATTGAACAGAATAAAGACAAACTGATGCAGATGAAAGCGAAGCTTACCGAAGAGCAAAAACGCATCAGCGAGCTTGAAATGGGCGCGGAAATTCCGCGCGGCCAAATGGAGCAGACCGTTACTGTCAAAGTCGGCGACGACTTGAACAAGTACATGGGAGCAGAAATTTTGCTGGAAGACGGCAAAATTATCGCGTTTCGCAACTGA
- a CDS encoding KH domain-containing protein: MQELVTVIAKALVRNPDAVRVDVVTKGDLEVYKLHVAPEDMGKVIGRQGRIAKALRTVVRAGAIKENKKVTVDIV, translated from the coding sequence ATGCAAGAATTGGTCACGGTAATTGCCAAAGCGCTGGTCCGCAATCCCGACGCTGTGCGCGTTGACGTTGTCACCAAAGGAGATCTCGAAGTGTATAAATTGCACGTCGCTCCGGAAGATATGGGCAAAGTCATCGGTCGTCAGGGTCGGATTGCCAAGGCGCTGCGCACGGTAGTGCGCGCAGGTGCCATTAAGGAAAACAAAAAAGTTACAGTCGATATCGTCTAG
- the rpsP gene encoding 30S ribosomal protein S16 has product MLKIRLTRRGAKKVPFYRIVVMESSLPQSGRPADTIGYYDSVKQPAELKIDEEKALAWLAKGAQPTDTVRTLFRQQGIMAKFAELKK; this is encoded by the coding sequence ATGTTAAAAATTCGTTTAACCCGTCGCGGCGCGAAAAAAGTCCCGTTCTACCGTATTGTAGTCATGGAATCTTCGCTCCCGCAGAGTGGTCGTCCGGCCGACACGATCGGTTACTACGACTCGGTCAAACAACCGGCGGAACTCAAAATTGACGAAGAAAAAGCGTTGGCATGGCTCGCCAAAGGCGCCCAGCCGACGGATACCGTACGCACATTGTTCCGGCAACAAGGCATCATGGCTAAATTTGCCGAACTGAAAAAGTAA
- the ffh gene encoding signal recognition particle protein, whose amino-acid sequence MAFEGLGEKLQQAFADLRGKGKLSERDIDAALREIRRALLEADVNFKVAKDFIANVRTKAMGEEVFGSLKPDQTVIKIVRDELTELLGGTSSKLMLSSNGVTVIMLVGLQGAGKTTTAGKLALMLKKKGRKPLLAACDVYRPAAIKQLQVLGEQIDIPVFRMDEKVDPVRIAKYALQTAKSYGQDVLILDTAGRLHIDEKLMAELQNIKAEVHPHEILLVLDSMTGQDAVTTAQAFDETLGIDGTILTKMDGDARGGAALSIKAVTGKPIKLIGVSEKLADGLEEFYPDRMAGRILDLGDLQSLLEKAQREFDEDEAKRMQEQMVAGQFTMDDFLNQLNQIRRLGSFQSILGMIPGMGKFKDQLKDVDLEGGEIKKIEAIIQSMTLKERQEPSILNGSRRKRIAQGSGTRVQDVNRFVKQFMEMRKMMKRMKRFNKNKNTKGGFNLPFMPK is encoded by the coding sequence ATGGCATTTGAAGGTTTAGGCGAAAAGCTGCAACAGGCATTTGCGGATTTGCGCGGCAAGGGAAAACTTTCCGAACGCGATATCGACGCGGCTCTGCGTGAGATACGACGTGCCCTCTTGGAAGCGGACGTCAATTTCAAAGTCGCTAAAGATTTTATCGCCAACGTTCGCACCAAAGCGATGGGTGAGGAAGTATTCGGCAGTTTGAAGCCGGATCAGACGGTGATCAAAATCGTTCGCGATGAATTGACCGAGCTTTTGGGCGGCACCAGCAGTAAGCTGATGTTGAGTTCCAACGGCGTGACGGTCATCATGCTTGTCGGCTTGCAAGGCGCCGGTAAGACGACGACCGCCGGTAAGCTCGCGCTCATGCTCAAGAAAAAAGGGCGTAAGCCGCTGTTGGCCGCCTGCGACGTGTACCGTCCGGCCGCGATCAAACAGCTGCAGGTACTCGGTGAACAAATCGATATTCCGGTTTTCCGCATGGATGAGAAAGTCGATCCCGTACGGATTGCCAAGTACGCTTTACAAACGGCGAAATCATATGGTCAGGACGTATTGATTTTGGATACGGCGGGCCGTTTGCATATTGATGAAAAATTGATGGCCGAGCTGCAAAATATTAAAGCGGAAGTACATCCGCACGAAATTTTGCTCGTGCTCGACTCCATGACCGGTCAAGACGCGGTCACGACGGCGCAGGCGTTCGATGAAACGCTCGGCATCGACGGCACCATTCTGACGAAGATGGACGGCGATGCGCGCGGCGGCGCGGCGTTGTCTATCAAGGCGGTCACCGGCAAACCGATCAAATTGATCGGCGTCAGCGAAAAACTCGCCGACGGTTTGGAAGAATTTTATCCGGATCGCATGGCGGGACGTATTTTGGATCTCGGCGATTTGCAGAGTCTGCTCGAAAAGGCGCAACGCGAATTCGATGAAGACGAAGCCAAACGCATGCAGGAACAAATGGTTGCCGGCCAGTTCACAATGGATGATTTCCTCAATCAGCTGAATCAGATTCGGCGCCTCGGCTCGTTCCAGAGTATTCTCGGCATGATCCCGGGCATGGGGAAATTTAAAGACCAACTGAAAGATGTGGATTTGGAAGGCGGCGAGATCAAAAAGATCGAAGCCATCATTCAGTCCATGACACTGAAAGAACGACAGGAACCGAGCATTTTGAACGGTAGCCGCCGTAAACGCATCGCGCAAGGCTCGGGGACGCGTGTGCAAGATGTCAATCGTTTCGTCAAGCAGTTCATGGAAATGCGCAAGATGATGAAGCGGATGAAACGTTTCAATAAAAATAAGAATACAAAAGGCGGATTCAACTTGCCTTTTATGCCTAAATAA
- the ylxM gene encoding YlxM family DNA-binding protein: MELKKLVWHGELLATYGALLAERPRQCMELYYNDDYTLAEIADRLGVSRQAVHDNLQRALRDLEQYEAALKLVEDQKRRREVMARMERDLPPAFLQKWQTEWKILSGKESTWHLKV; encoded by the coding sequence ATGGAACTCAAAAAACTCGTTTGGCATGGGGAATTACTTGCCACTTACGGCGCATTGCTCGCCGAACGTCCCCGTCAATGTATGGAATTATATTATAATGATGACTATACGCTGGCTGAGATTGCGGACCGGTTAGGCGTGTCGCGGCAGGCGGTGCATGATAATTTGCAGCGCGCGCTGCGCGACTTGGAGCAATACGAAGCGGCGCTGAAACTGGTCGAAGACCAAAAGCGGCGGCGCGAAGTCATGGCGCGCATGGAACGTGATTTACCCCCGGCGTTTCTGCAAAAATGGCAGACGGAGTGGAAGATATTGAGCGGAAAGGAGAGCACATGGCATTTGAAGGTTTAG
- a CDS encoding pyruvate carboxylase, which produces MRKFKSVLVANRGEIAIRVFRACNELGIRTVAIYSKEDSLSLHRNRADEAYLVGKDKSAIDAYLDIEDIIRVAKEQEVDAIHPGYGFLAENPEFARRCEAEGIRFIGPRPEHLEMFGDKINARKRAEAAGIKMVPGSNGPVESAEAVKAFAEKVGLPIIIKAVYGGGGRGMRVVERLEDIEEAFERSTSEAQISFGNGAVYLEKYIRNPKHIEVQILGDNKGNVVHLFERDCSIQRRHQKVVEIAPAFALPLELREKICEAAVRLMKNVNYVNSGTVEFLVAPEGEFYFIEVNPRIQVEHTVTEMITDIDIVQTQIMIAEGYNFADPEIGILAQDKIEHHGNAIQCRITTEDPENHFFPDTGKIIAYRSGGGFGIRLDAGTAYTGAVITPYYDSLLVKATTHALTHELAVKKMARVLREFRVRGVKTNIYFLLNLLAAPEFLDGTYDVNFLDSHPELFELPKPKDRGTKLLRYIADTTVNGYAHEGPQNKPDFPELAFPEAKGPAPRGTKQLLDEMGPEKFAKWVQEQKEVFFTDTTYRDAHQSLFATRLRSYDILGAIGATARRLPQLFSFENWGGATFDVAYRFLDESPWDRLRRMREAAPNILFQMLTRGANTVGYTNYDETVIRHFITQAAEHGVDVFRIFDCLNNLDHMTITIDEVRKQNKLAEVALCYTGDLLDKKRQKYDLAYYVKMAKECAAAGAHMIAIKDMAGLIKPEAAYALTAAIKDAVDLPLHLHSHEGAGNMIYSYAKAVDAGVDIIDLAMPAFSNGTSQPSMSTMWYALSDHPRQPKLDIRAVEELNQYWEGVRPYYRGVDHTSSYPNTTVYMHEMPGGQFSNLRQQAAAVGLGDRWNEVCERYAEVNMMFGDIIKVTPSSKVVGDMALFMVQNGLHEQDIYERGNTLSYPKSVIEFFEGKLGTPYGGFPEKLRNVILRGRVPEGEPVPAPVDLAKVKAEMTEKGLPTRPEDVSAYTIYPDVFSQYADRYEKYGDLSVLDTPTFFFGMTRGEEIRTTIEKGKTLVIRLMSIHQPDEKGNRVVQFELNGMPREVVVHDNNLETTMTGGRKAEKSNPGEVGATLSGSVVKVLVNLGDAVEKGDPLVVTEAMKMETSITAPISGNVGDILVKAGSRIESGDLLIVIE; this is translated from the coding sequence ATTCGTAAATTTAAAAGCGTACTGGTCGCCAATCGCGGTGAAATTGCGATTCGTGTCTTTCGCGCATGTAATGAGCTGGGCATTCGCACGGTCGCGATCTACTCGAAAGAGGACTCGCTATCCCTACATCGCAATCGCGCCGATGAGGCGTACTTGGTAGGGAAAGATAAATCAGCGATTGATGCGTACCTGGATATCGAAGATATTATTCGCGTCGCTAAAGAACAGGAAGTCGACGCGATCCATCCGGGGTACGGCTTTTTAGCGGAAAATCCTGAATTTGCACGGCGTTGTGAGGCGGAAGGGATTCGTTTTATCGGTCCGCGTCCGGAGCATTTGGAAATGTTCGGCGATAAGATTAATGCGCGCAAACGGGCTGAGGCCGCCGGTATCAAAATGGTGCCGGGGAGCAACGGTCCGGTAGAAAGCGCGGAGGCCGTCAAGGCGTTCGCGGAAAAAGTCGGTTTGCCGATTATCATCAAAGCGGTCTACGGCGGCGGCGGGCGCGGCATGCGCGTTGTCGAACGTTTGGAAGATATTGAGGAAGCGTTTGAACGTTCGACGTCGGAGGCGCAAATCAGCTTCGGTAACGGCGCGGTGTATCTCGAAAAGTACATTCGCAATCCAAAGCATATTGAGGTTCAAATCTTAGGCGACAACAAAGGTAATGTCGTGCATTTGTTTGAACGTGACTGCTCGATCCAGCGCCGCCATCAGAAAGTGGTGGAAATCGCTCCGGCCTTCGCGTTGCCGTTGGAGTTGCGTGAGAAGATCTGCGAAGCGGCCGTGCGGTTGATGAAAAATGTCAATTACGTCAATTCGGGTACGGTGGAATTTTTGGTCGCGCCCGAAGGTGAATTTTATTTCATCGAAGTCAATCCGCGTATCCAGGTCGAGCATACCGTGACGGAAATGATCACGGATATCGACATCGTTCAGACGCAAATTATGATTGCGGAAGGATATAATTTCGCCGATCCGGAAATCGGGATTCTCGCGCAGGATAAAATCGAGCATCACGGCAATGCCATTCAATGCCGCATCACGACGGAAGATCCGGAAAATCATTTCTTCCCGGATACGGGGAAAATTATCGCTTACCGCAGCGGCGGCGGCTTCGGCATTCGGCTGGATGCCGGCACGGCATACACCGGCGCGGTCATCACGCCGTACTATGATTCGCTGTTGGTGAAAGCGACCACGCATGCGCTGACGCATGAGCTGGCCGTGAAAAAGATGGCGCGCGTATTGCGGGAGTTCCGCGTGCGCGGTGTGAAAACGAATATTTATTTCCTGCTGAATTTGCTGGCGGCTCCGGAATTTTTGGACGGAACGTATGATGTGAATTTCCTTGATTCTCATCCGGAACTGTTCGAGTTGCCGAAACCGAAAGATCGCGGCACGAAGTTGTTGCGCTACATCGCGGATACGACGGTGAACGGTTACGCGCATGAAGGGCCGCAAAATAAGCCGGATTTCCCCGAACTCGCGTTTCCGGAAGCGAAGGGGCCTGCGCCGCGCGGCACAAAGCAGCTGCTCGATGAAATGGGACCCGAGAAATTCGCTAAATGGGTACAGGAGCAAAAGGAAGTATTCTTTACGGATACCACGTATCGTGACGCGCACCAGTCGCTGTTCGCGACGCGTTTGCGCAGCTACGATATTTTAGGCGCGATCGGCGCGACGGCGCGTCGTCTGCCGCAACTGTTTTCCTTTGAGAATTGGGGCGGCGCGACGTTTGATGTGGCGTATCGTTTCTTGGATGAAAGTCCCTGGGATCGTTTGCGTCGCATGCGCGAAGCGGCGCCGAATATTTTATTCCAGATGCTGACCCGCGGCGCGAATACGGTAGGCTATACGAATTATGACGAAACCGTTATTCGTCACTTCATCACGCAGGCGGCGGAACACGGCGTCGATGTTTTCCGTATCTTTGACTGCCTGAACAATCTGGATCATATGACGATCACGATTGATGAAGTGCGCAAGCAAAATAAACTCGCGGAAGTGGCGCTTTGCTACACGGGCGACCTGCTTGATAAAAAACGGCAGAAATACGATCTCGCTTACTATGTGAAAATGGCGAAAGAATGCGCGGCCGCCGGCGCGCACATGATCGCCATCAAGGATATGGCGGGGCTCATTAAGCCGGAAGCCGCCTACGCATTGACGGCGGCGATCAAAGATGCGGTCGATTTACCGCTGCACCTGCACTCGCATGAGGGCGCGGGAAATATGATTTATTCCTACGCGAAAGCGGTTGACGCGGGCGTTGATATCATCGATCTCGCGATGCCGGCATTTTCCAACGGCACGAGTCAGCCTTCGATGTCCACCATGTGGTACGCGTTGTCCGATCATCCGCGGCAACCGAAACTGGATATTCGCGCGGTGGAAGAATTGAATCAGTATTGGGAAGGCGTACGACCGTACTATCGCGGTGTCGATCATACCTCGTCGTATCCGAACACCACGGTTTACATGCATGAAATGCCGGGTGGCCAGTTCTCGAACTTGCGTCAGCAGGCGGCGGCTGTCGGTCTCGGTGATCGCTGGAATGAAGTTTGTGAACGGTACGCCGAAGTGAATATGATGTTCGGCGATATCATCAAAGTTACGCCGTCATCGAAGGTCGTCGGTGATATGGCGTTGTTCATGGTACAGAACGGTTTGCATGAACAGGATATCTACGAGCGCGGCAACACGCTGAGTTATCCGAAGTCGGTCATCGAATTTTTCGAAGGCAAATTGGGTACGCCGTACGGCGGTTTCCCGGAAAAATTACGCAACGTGATTCTGCGCGGCCGCGTGCCGGAAGGCGAACCGGTGCCGGCTCCGGTCGATTTGGCGAAAGTCAAAGCAGAGATGACGGAAAAAGGTTTGCCGACGCGACCGGAAGATGTTTCGGCCTATACCATTTATCCCGATGTCTTCAGCCAATACGCCGATCGCTATGAAAAATACGGTGATTTGTCCGTTTTGGATACGCCGACGTTCTTCTTCGGCATGACCCGCGGCGAAGAAATTCGCACGACGATTGAAAAAGGCAAGACGCTGGTCATTCGGCTGATGAGTATTCATCAACCGGACGAAAAAGGCAATCGCGTGGTGCAGTTTGAGTTGAACGGCATGCCGCGTGAAGTCGTCGTTCATGATAACAATCTGGAAACGACAATGACGGGCGGGCGCAAAGCCGAAAAATCCAATCCGGGCGAAGTCGGCGCGACGCTTTCCGGTTCGGTTGTTAAAGTTCTTGTGAACTTGGGTGATGCCGTGGAAAAAGGCGATCCTTTAGTCGTTACCGAAGCGATGAAGATGGAAACGAGCATTACCGCGCCGATCAGCGGCAATGTGGGCGATATCCTCGTCAAAGCGGGTTCGCGTATCGAATCCGGCGATTTGCTGATCGTGATTGAATAA
- a CDS encoding HU family DNA-binding protein — MNKTELIANVAEMSEITKKDAEKVVKAMFECISETLAKGEKVQIIGFGTFEVRERKAREGHNPSNPTQKIKIPASKSPAFKAGKQLKERVNVKPAKKARRK, encoded by the coding sequence ATGAACAAAACAGAATTGATTGCTAATGTTGCAGAGATGTCCGAGATTACGAAAAAGGATGCGGAAAAAGTCGTAAAAGCGATGTTTGAATGCATCAGCGAAACTTTGGCTAAAGGCGAAAAAGTTCAGATCATCGGTTTCGGTACCTTCGAAGTTCGCGAACGTAAAGCTCGTGAAGGTCACAACCCGTCGAATCCGACGCAGAAAATTAAAATTCCGGCTTCCAAGAGCCCGGCTTTCAAAGCTGGTAAACAGCTCAAAGAACGCGTTAACGTAAAACCGGCTAAAAAAGCTCGCAGAAAATAA
- the mazG gene encoding nucleoside triphosphate pyrophosphohydrolase, whose protein sequence is MRHEQWLRELGWNPADGYRICDEIPSERVVPIILTKEALAKLVGTLIAGEFRAYRDGMWKKYIDAPLPADSEAVILAPRAAVAAEVLTLYRIMKTLRGETGCPWDRKQTHASLRRYLIEETHEVLDAIDRHDMKLLQEELGDVLLQVVFHSELAAERGEFNFADVARGIAHKMMVRHPHVFGDADGRKADFSDFDWEKQKKVHKKRQNILDGVPKGLPSLLLACKIQEKTARVGFDWPSVGPALEKLTEEWQEVREALSEESPTHLEEECGDVLFATVNVLRHLGVEPETALRRANAKYAERFHFIEERLRKMNKSWDSTTPEELSAYWNDAKAQLAQRGVTGSPFE, encoded by the coding sequence ATGCGACACGAGCAATGGCTGCGGGAACTGGGTTGGAACCCCGCTGACGGGTATCGCATTTGTGATGAGATTCCCTCCGAACGCGTGGTGCCGATTATATTGACGAAAGAAGCACTTGCAAAACTCGTCGGCACGCTCATTGCCGGCGAGTTTCGCGCATATCGCGATGGCATGTGGAAAAAATATATTGACGCGCCGCTGCCGGCGGACAGTGAAGCGGTAATATTGGCGCCGCGCGCGGCCGTTGCCGCGGAAGTGCTCACGCTCTACCGCATTATGAAAACATTACGCGGCGAAACGGGTTGCCCTTGGGATCGCAAGCAAACGCATGCCAGCCTGCGCCGTTACCTGATCGAAGAAACGCATGAAGTGTTGGACGCTATCGATCGGCATGATATGAAACTCTTGCAAGAGGAGCTGGGCGACGTTTTATTGCAGGTCGTTTTTCATAGCGAACTGGCGGCGGAACGCGGAGAATTTAATTTCGCTGACGTCGCGCGTGGCATCGCGCACAAAATGATGGTTCGCCATCCACATGTTTTTGGCGATGCGGACGGCCGAAAAGCCGATTTTTCCGATTTTGACTGGGAAAAACAGAAAAAAGTCCATAAAAAACGGCAAAATATCCTTGACGGCGTGCCTAAAGGCTTGCCAAGTCTTTTGTTAGCGTGTAAAATACAAGAGAAAACAGCACGTGTCGGCTTTGATTGGCCGTCGGTTGGTCCCGCATTGGAAAAATTGACAGAAGAATGGCAGGAAGTCCGTGAAGCTCTTTCTGAAGAAAGCCCAACTCATTTAGAAGAAGAGTGCGGCGATGTCCTCTTTGCGACTGTCAATGTTCTCCGTCATCTGGGAGTAGAGCCCGAAACCGCATTGCGGCGGGCGAACGCCAAATATGCTGAACGCTTTCATTTTATCGAAGAGCGGCTCCGTAAGATGAACAAATCTTGGGACTCAACGACTCCGGAAGAGTTGAGTGCGTACTGGAATGACGCCAAAGCGCAATTGGCGCAGCGTGGCGTAACGGGTTCACCGTTCGAGTGA